The sequence TAGTCCAGTTTTAAGTCGGAAGATAAGAAAGAGTAGTCTTTAATCACTAGTAGCACTAGTTTTAGCTTCTTGGGTTTCTTTAATCACTAGTTTTAGCTTATTGCAACGAAGTTGTCATTgtaaaaatttgatattaattcttttacaatctattgcaatgacaaacatGAAACTGCAATGAATATATCATTACAATAACttgatataaattatttcataatctattgcaatgacaaaatgaaataattatctattacaatgaaAATATTATTGCAATAATTTAATCCGACTTATTTTGGTCcattatttacaatttattgtaataaaatttatgaaataataGCCTATACTTACAACATATTCAAAATAGCAaattgtttattgcaacaatatatGTATCATTGCatcaaaattattaataaaatatttggactTTATTGCAACAAAAGTTTTTATTGCACAAATCTATTacctaaaattttattgcaGTACCCTATATCAACTATTGCAATGATTCTAATGTCATTGCAACAATTTCTTCTATTACAATAACCATTTTTTCTTACATTGTCATAAAATTCTCtcccatgcttttttttttttttctctactaatAGCATTCATACAATAACCAATAGATAAAAAACCTATAATTAACAAGCCCCATTAAAAAATGGCTTCTTAAGCAAATTCCAACTTCATATGCTCATCCTTAAGAACTTTGATTGCCACATCTTGATTAAGATAGCTACCTACATGTATCTATCCAAATCAATTCAATCATTCTTTAATGGTAAATAAAGAAACCCAATAGCTATATAGGAATAAAATACCGAAATTCCAAACATCAAGTCAGCAATCCCCACATTCAAGAGATAGGGCAAAGACTGGGTTTAGTGCCCTAAGTGAAGTAAGCATTGATTGGATTGAAACTGAATAGGAACCTTAGACAGAGACTCTATTCCACCCTCACCTCCATTCTACCTGAGATCTCATGAAAGTTGTGATTATCAAGCAATCTTTCTATCGACTGAAccttctcttcctcttcttccccTTCTTTTTCCTCTACCTCTACCTCCACTAATGGCAGTGGAGTTATTGCCCTTACTATAAGGTGGCAACATCCATAGGGGGTATCATCTACCAACTTACTCTTGTTCAAGAACCAATCAGTATTGCTAGAGTAGCAACTATTAATATAGTCAGGGATACTAACTCTGTTATTCCATTAAAGTTTGTCAAGATCAAAATGATAGAGTTGTTTCCTTCCTAGCTACAAAAACAACATTCCTTCCCACAACAACATGCCCTACTCATCTAGTTTCCACATTGCCAATAGAAGGATTTGGCAAGACACTCCGCATATCCCATATAACATTGTAAACTTCAAATAATGCAGAGCTTTTGACATCCAAATTCTTAACAGTGCTTCCAAGCACATaaatcatgtcatcaatcacaAATGCCTGGGTTTCAGGTTTTCCGCACTTCATCAGATTAGCCTGCCTCAAAAGTTCCTCAAATTGTTCATCTAAAAGTCTAAATTTGTTGAACATgggaaaatcaaaagaatagaCTTCTCAGGGTGGGTTATCAAGATTGAATTAAATACAAATGGGACCTCAAATGAACACAAGACATACCTTCAAGGTATATCTCGCCATTTAGTCCAATTTTAAGTCGGAGGATAGGGGAGAGCAGTCTTTAATCACTAGTTTTAGTTTCTTGGGTTTCTTTTGTTGGAAACCAAATAGATAGAAGATTCGGAACGTCGATCTCATACAAACTATTGCTTCACTTATCTAAGAAGTATACATACATCTACTGTGCTTTAATTGACTAATCATCTAATGGCTGCGCATGAGCTATGATATGCAAGTCCGACAACAAACGTAgatttttatgaataaattgCAAATGATCCATGGAATGGGTCTCCAAATTGGTTTGAGGAGTAAGGAAATGGGGAAATTAGAATCAATATTTTATGCGATATTGTGATTGCTTAGCTGGATGGGTGTTCGATAGTTCATAAGGATTGCCAGTGGGGTGATTCTGGGGAAgactaaaaaggaaaattaggAAATGAGGGAACTTTGATTCAATTCAACCCTAGTAAGTCATTTCTTTAGCCAAAACTCAccattttgggatttttttttttttttttttaatttgtgctCCAAACTACGGTTTGGTCCTTTGGAGTTTGGAGCAAGTTTGGCATTTCTACACATGTGGGGGCTTATTTGGTCTTCACAAGTATatagcttttattttataatctccCAAATACAGCTAAATAACTATAGATTGTAAGGATGGCAATGGGGCAGGGCGAAGCCAAAGATGGGTCTTTACCCCCGCCCCtcatggttttgtcttgccccatccctGCTCCGCCCAGCATAACaaggaaaattttcttaccCCATCCCCACCCTTTGGGGCCCTGCAAAGCCCTGCCTTaccccgtaaaactctacttcttATTAATTTGCCTCACaactataacaattttttttaataaaacctacttcattaataaaaatattcttgaaattacaactaaatttatctcatcaaatcaaactaaattttagcaaaaactgaataatattatccaagtgtttaataagacaatatcacaacaaaaacaaaaatctcatagtataacacataacaaaatagaGCTAAAGATCCACGTTGGGTAggataaaataaactaatattgatatgtttgtttaaatagtagagttttaaggtatgaaaaatttataattgtaaCTCTTATCAAtgcggggtgggtctaaaaaatCTAAACTTATCCCTGCCCACCTTGTGGTGAAAAGCTAAAATCTCGCTCTATCCCTTCCTCACCACCTTTGCGGAGCAGGAGAAATCCGCACGGGGCGAAGCGGGGAAGGGCAGGTCAAGCAAGGTAGGACAAAATTGTCATCCATAATAGATTGAAGTTTGAATGTAGAATCATAATTCAATTCAAAtctaagttttaattttaacaaataggGATCTacatttatcttcttcttttttcccgttttatcataatttatctgaacttccataaaaaaaatttcatttgtatctttattaactttttttttctacctaTAATTTTCTCTAACTTCTTTCCTTCAGTTAGTTGCAtgcaaaatgtaatttatatcaTTTCTAGATGAGTTCATATGATTCTAATTACCTTATTTCTTTTCGAGGGAGAAAGATAATTATGGGAGCAGTATATCTTAGAGGTTTATTTTTTAGTCACacgaaaaaatattttgagcaAAGAGATCTAAAGAGAATTGAGATGGGAATGGGGAGGCACAGTCTagagtgagaaagagaagaCACGAGAGAACATAGAGAAGCCACCCCCAACAGTGGTTGCTGGTGGCAATGAGCAAAAGAGGCATGGCTTTAAGCTTTCGACCATGGAGGTCTAGGCTAGGTGAGGCTCGtgtcacagagagagagagagagagagagacttgaaTAGAAGttaaaaagattgaaaaaaaatcaagaaaataaaaaacgtgAGAGGTGGCAGGATTTTATTGCTCTATTAGAGATTTCCTGAGTTCTAATTGGTGGGGGAGATGTCTTTAGAGAGTCTAGAGTACACCATGCCAAATTCGGTCAACTCGTGGGCCCAATACGGTTCCCCCAGCTAAGCCCAATTCTTGCGTGTTTAAAATAGGCCCAGTCTGAAATTTACTTAAGCATGAAATTTTGGCCCAAGTCAACTTCTCCAATTAACACTAAACCAAACCCAAAGCCCCATGCCTTTAAACCCAGCAGCCCAACTCCAAATCccccaattcctctttttcggcctatagaACCCATCAGCCCACTTTTCATAATTACTTTTTACCCTAAACtttctaaattttcattttttaactccaaaatttacataaaattatCAAGATGCCCTCCAACTTTCACAAAAATACATTGTCAATCCCACAACATCCCAAAACTTTCACAAAATTACTTTTCAAccccttaaaatttcaaaatttgcacAACATATTTACCAATGATTCACAACAACCATGACAAGTAAACTAAACCATCACACATATTTCTGCCGTAGGCCAGGTCGAGTTCGTTTGCTATAGCCTCATCGTCAAACCAGCACCCATGGTTTGATTGCTATTTGGGGCCCAACAAGATATCCTGAAAACTCACCTTCAATAATAATGGATATTTCTGTAAGCACTAGTCATGATAAGCTATACATTCATAAAGCAGGTCTCCCAATAATTCATGACTACAACTACAAGTAAACACATGCATTATGCAACAAATAGTTTTTGTATGAAGCAAACTTTCCAAAATCGAAAATGAGGAAATGAAAAAATGGGGGGCATACAGTTATGCCCAATAAAGTGAGGCTAcataaccaaataaaataaacatgctTAAAAAAGCTAAACCAAATGCAGTTAGTTGCCTCCAAGTTGCCAAGCTCAGATAAGAAGCATTTCtttaccattttctttttcccccttttttacTGCCTACATTTGTTTAACTCATAAAATTTATCGGTAAAGCGAGATGCCGCAACTATAATacatcataataaaaaaataactgttCCCTCAGCCTATCTGGATTTAGGAGCTATAATCTGAAGCCCACCCATGAAGGGCCTCAATGGCTCGGGAATAATAACAGAGCCATCTTCTTGCTGGTAATTCTCAAGCAAGCAAACAATCATCCGTGGTATTGCACAGGCAGTCGCATTTAGTGTGTGAACAAACTTTGGTGGAGGAAGGCTTCCTTTACCCTTTTTAGAATTAGTTGATGATGGTTCTGATGGACGATATCGGATCCCCAGTCGACGACTTTGATAGTCTGTACAATTTGATGCACTTGATATCTgttcaaaatatttacaaatggggtttaatatttcatgaatgGCTAATATAATGGTACCCTTGTTTGAATAGACAACTTTACATTCTTGCATATCTCAAGAAGCAATGACATTTTGAAAGCGAAATTTGTGCCCATGTATAACCAAGAGTAGcccatttgagagagagagagagggagtaaATCCCATAGAAATACCTCGCCAAATCGTTCTAAACCAGGCATCCACGCCTCCACATCATATTTACGATACGCTGGTGCACCTAAATCCCCTGAAGCCATATCCAAGGTTCTGCCAAGAAACTCAAGATTaacattactagaacaacaACCAGCACACAACTCAATAAAAGGCTGAGGAAAGTCCTCACTTATAATGCAATCCAAGTGATGAGAAGAGGTCTTCTTCAATTTTAATGAGCTCCTCATGGTAGAATTCGCTTTGTTCTGGTTGGCATAAGACAAACATCTCCACCTTGCTGAATTGGTGGACTCGATAAAGACCCCTGCACAGTATTTCCACCCATTTTATCATAATATGCATGAAGTTTATTTAGTGCCACAGGTTTAAACTAGACAAACAAGACTAATAGCAATCATAACGTGAACAACTTGTACCTGAGCAAAGACCACCAATAGTGTTTCCCAAGCACTATAGTGGTCACATGCATGCATTTATGGTTACATGACTTACCACAGTAAGGAGCCAAGGTAGTATATTTTCAAGCACAAATCAGGATAATAAATGATTTTGGACTTACACGAGACTCactaaaaattacaagtttatTTGATGACACAGTAAACTAACAGGCCAAATCTCTATGTCATATATACTTATTGTGGAACACATCTTTTGTTTAGTCATTCAAAGTTTTCCaatgttaaattttgttctaCAGTAAACAAACCCTGATGCCTTCATAAGAAATTATCATGGTCACCCAAACCTGATGCCTTCTCAAGAGATTCAGACATAGAATGCATGTTTGTCATGCAGAAGGGCAGTAGCTGCCACACCAAGACGACACCCGATTATACAGTTGAAAAACCAGGCATTCTTATTTACATGATTTGATGTTCACGTTTCATGTAAAGCCTATCTCTTCAGCATTGGATGGAAGAAAAGgtaaaaacataatcatactTTTCATGCCAGCATATTTGAATACTCAAGGATCTATAATAGAAGCAGCACGTTGAACAAACCACTGTGATGCGATTAGTAAGGAATATTAACTAAAATATGAGATCATATTTCAATCTCAAATGGTACAAGTGCCATGtgctcaaaattttatgaaacaaCTAAATTATCATATCATTGCCAGGAAAGTTGCATTTGATTGAGGAATTAGCGTTATATGATTTGGTAGAACCATTATTTAAGTGTATTGGAAATGGTGAAAGGTAGCTAATCATAGAAGAAAAAAGGATGACACTAATAATTTACCTTGTTGCTGTGCCTGCAGCACCTGCTTCGGTTCGGAAGCAATGGGAAAATGCCACATACTTCAATGGTAACAATGACTCAGCAACAATAGAATCCATATGAATTCCCCCCACTGGAATCTCTGCAGTGCCGATGAGGCACTGGTCACTACCCTCAATAGAATAAACCTGATACGTGCTTAACAAGATTATTAGCAAATCTATACATCAATTACAGTGAACATAATGTCCTTTCCTACACACTATGGCAGCATTTTCATATCTGGAGGAGAGAAATAAAAAGCAAGAATTTCAAAAACCTGGGTATTTGCTCCACGAGGCTGAAAACCGCATTTTTCAACAACAGATGACCTTACAATCTCTGGAGTTGTCAAAGGTGTGAAGCCTTTCTTCATGACTTCCGAGAGTGTCCAGTTAATGAGGCCCATCTCTAACATAACTGCTTCATTCTTCAGGTAGTAGAATTTTGATCCGCTGACCTATATGCACAACCAGAAAAAAATGGATACCCATTAGAAAGAAAACCAGTCAATTGTTGAGTTCAAGTTAAAAGTTACCAAATCTAGTTATTTGGAATTCAAAATTCTAGATTTGACCGAAGAAACCTAAATTATGAGTAAAATCTTCTGAATATCCAAGTATTGCAGATTTATCAACCTGTTAGATTACAGAACAAACACAACTTCCAGATATGTAGACCTCTACCCTACTACTAGAAAACCCTTAAAAGTTATGATACAAACCCTGTAGGGAGAAACTAAGGGACGCTTTTAATACCTTAGATTAAACAGAAAGAGTACCTCTGCAGCAGCATCGAAATCTAAAAGATCAAGTTCTTTTCCAAGTTGAAGGTGATCCTTGACAGGGAAGCTGAATTTGCACGGGCTACCTATCTACAAAAGCagatagaaaattgaaaagaaagctGTATAAACCTGGACTACAACATGCATCCCTTGTCAGACAGACAATgactcaaaaaaaagaaggtaccATCTTTCTTATCACCGAAGACTCCTCCCCGCCAATCGGAACATCCGGATGAGTCATATTCGGTATACACTGAGCTTCCTGCTGAAGCTCATCAGTAAGTTTAAGAAGGTCTTCTTCCAAGGTGACAAGCCCTTCCTTCAGATTCTTtcctaaatatataaataaagcaGTATGAGAAACACATTTCAAAATCAGGGCGATTATACATGCATAATATAATATTCCCACCATATACCTTCTTCTATGAGTCTTTGACGCTCAGCTGGTTCCAATTTTCCTTTCATCTTGTTTGCCACCACATTCCTTTCCCCACGAAGCCGCTCAACTTCCTGCTATCTGTGAGTGACAATTAGctcaaaaattgagaagaaaacaATTTGCTCTCTGTTTTTataccatattttatttttagatgtaATCTAAACAAAGAACCTTTGCATTTTATTGCTCAAAGCACCGCCCATTTGTACTTCAAAATATATTTCACATCAAGCTGACATCTTCTAAAGccagagaattttttttttttataaggcaAAACTTAAAGTACAGTTCTTTATGTGTACCATAGGTTCACCATAAGTTCCCAAATTAGATTCAAATACTTAGATTAGAATGCACAATACAATGCCAAATGAACTACACCTAAACTTTACCCAAAAAAGTTCTCATCATAAGATTCTCTCCcatgct is a genomic window of Quercus lobata isolate SW786 chromosome 2, ValleyOak3.0 Primary Assembly, whole genome shotgun sequence containing:
- the LOC115973883 gene encoding serine--tRNA ligase, chloroplastic/mitochondrial isoform X2 is translated as MKGKLEPAERQRLIEEGKNLKEGLVTLEEDLLKLTDELQQEAQCIPNMTHPDVPIGGEESSVIRKMIGSPCKFSFPVKDHLQLGKELDLLDFDAAAEVSGSKFYYLKNEAVMLEMGLINWTLSEVMKKGFTPLTTPEIVRSSVVEKCGFQPRGANTQVYSIEGSDQCLIGTAEIPVGGIHMDSIVAESLLPLKYVAFSHCFRTEAGAAGTATRGLYRVHQFSKVEMFVLCQPEQSEFYHEELIKIEEDLFSSLGLHYKTLDMASGDLGAPAYRKYDVEAWMPGLERFGEISSASNCTDYQSRRLGIRYRPSEPSSTNSKKGKGSLPPPKFVHTLNATACAIPRMIVCLLENYQQEDGSVIIPEPLRPFMGGLQIIAPKSR
- the LOC115973883 gene encoding serine--tRNA ligase, chloroplastic/mitochondrial isoform X1, which produces MGMGGTTLQTLKLASIPSFSSSRFVFKPLPKTLTFLAPSRHGRTQRPPFPLLARALSAAPAVQTAPDETAVKPQWKAAIDFKWIRENKEAVALNIEKRNSNANLETVLQLYDKMTHLQKEVERLRGERNVVANKMKGKLEPAERQRLIEEGKNLKEGLVTLEEDLLKLTDELQQEAQCIPNMTHPDVPIGGEESSVIRKMIGSPCKFSFPVKDHLQLGKELDLLDFDAAAEVSGSKFYYLKNEAVMLEMGLINWTLSEVMKKGFTPLTTPEIVRSSVVEKCGFQPRGANTQVYSIEGSDQCLIGTAEIPVGGIHMDSIVAESLLPLKYVAFSHCFRTEAGAAGTATRGLYRVHQFSKVEMFVLCQPEQSEFYHEELIKIEEDLFSSLGLHYKTLDMASGDLGAPAYRKYDVEAWMPGLERFGEISSASNCTDYQSRRLGIRYRPSEPSSTNSKKGKGSLPPPKFVHTLNATACAIPRMIVCLLENYQQEDGSVIIPEPLRPFMGGLQIIAPKSR